The window TTAGACTTCTAATCTCTTACTTGTTGATCAACTTCAGACTTGCGGCTGCAGCGTTGTGCTTCTGCACTTTGTGGAGCTTGTTTTCGACCCAAAAGGATAATGAAATTTGAAATGCAAACGCTAATACATTTTATTCAAAATTCAAACAACGATTCTTTATTAGCCCAATGTTTCAATATATAGGAAAAAAATCTAGTAACTTCATATTCCCTTTGGTTTCTGCTTTTGGTATCTCCAAACAAATAGAGAAGGTAATGCAGGTTACTAGTCACATTAACACAGTAAAATTTAAGACATAATGGAGTTGAAACAAACAAAGGATGCACGACTTACTATCGTTCTTTCACAAATTTACATCAAGAAATGATAGTGTTTCAAATCCTTGCATCAAGATGCACAACCTCATACATGATGGTCAAGCACAAGCACAAGCAAACAGCATAAACAACTTTTTGCAGCATGGTGTAGGTTGCATTATATTACATTTACTTATGCTTAGATTGCTTCCTACTCTCCAGTTTTCTTCGAGCAGCTTCAAATTCTTCCTCGCTTGGCTCTGTCACAGATGGATCCCCACCGTATTTGCTAACCAAAGATGAGAACATAGAATTCATTTTGCCTCTCCGCTCATTTTGCCGCTGAGAAATAATAGCATACAAATCCTCTGGTTCTTTCTTTGATCTGCAACATTTCAAGTTCTCCGGTTAGAATGTAGCACTTTCAGAGTTTCAGTCAAAATGATGCATAATAAGGTAATAGATGACTCACTTTTGCCTACGTCTCAATGGGTTTGTAGGCGGTTTTGTTTCAGACACTTCCTTTGCCCATTTCTCATATGCGTCGGTTGACTTTATCTCCCCTATCAAAGTAAAGTATAAGGTATCAATCACTTTTCAGCAAAGGAGCAAACTTTTACAAGGGATGGAGGACTTTGTTCAACCTAAATAAAATACTGAGTTAAAAAAATTATCGGAATGTTGATGCAGCAAACAGATGGTTAAATAGTGTTGAAAGTCGCATGATTAGATCGAACGACACATCTATTCCCTAATTGTAAGGGCATCATAGAGGACAAATTGCGAGTTTTACTGATGCTTGAAATCTGTTTTAACTACATGACATACCTAATATGATGGCAGCTCCTAGAACGAATATTTTTTAACAAATAAAGGCCATCGAGACTGAAGTTAAACTATACCTGCTGCTATAGCCTCATCCAGAATATCTTTGAAGCGATGTGAATCTAGTTTGAGATCAGAGCAAATCATGGAGCAGAAGAGCCTGCAGAAGATTGCATATTAGGTGGCAACCTAAAAATCAAAGCATTACAGAGGAAAGAGCATATCGCAACTGCATTTCTGCTCATACCTCTTCATTTTACCCTTGTACTTCTTGTACAGATCAATCAAGTCTGTCCTCTCCGACTCGGATCCTCTATAATTTGCTTCAAACTTTTCAATATCAGCCTCGGTAATCTGAAAAAAACATGTAGGGTCCTTCAATGTTTGAGTGTCTACTACTCAATTAATAAAGTGGAGTAATTATTTTGTTGTTACCTTTGGATGCATAGCTCGGAAAAACTCCTTCAAGTTTTCAACATCTCCTGCTAGGTCCTGTTAATAGGCAGATGATAATGAGGAAACCTAATTTCTTGAGATAGGCGTCAGTGAGGGGCACCCAATTAGCACTTCAGCCAAAAAGAACATCCTACTCTCTATTTTTTATTCTCTAATACAGATTGAAAAGATCGTTTACTACAGTTTTCAGAATCTCAATATGTAATGATTGATATTAAGAGTCAGATATCATTTAGACTTGACTACAAGAACCAAATATATAAGCTGGCTCAACATAAAAGACACCACACGTGCATGTCTACTGTAACATTAAAGAAGTTGTGCACAAAGTGCAAGATTGACCCTAtataagaaaagagaaaaaagtgCACATAACACATATTCAAACACTGTTTGTTTCAGGGAAGGGAAGAGGAAAGTGTTGATTTATTTCCCCAAGGGAAGATGGTCATCTTTCCCTTTGACCGATATGCCTACAAAGGAAGTTAAACACGTTCTTTTACTCCTTCCCTTCCCTAACATGGAGGCGCCGCATACccttcaacttccctttctttcaCAACCTAGAAAAAATTAAAGTCATATAGTATAGCACTACCTCTTTTTATTCACCTCCATTTACCCCTGTTTTCACCTTAAACAAAGTAGGCCTTGACAAAGAATTGGCCAGAATACTAGTTCCCAGAGAAATCTGTATGAAGGTTGGATTTCAGCTTTACTATTAACAAAGAGTTGATCACCTAAACCCAGTTCAACAGTCACTTTTCCGAATCTATTACATGATGGTAATAGGATTTAGGCACACAGTCAACTTTTACCTTAtcgaaaataaaaaataggattCAGGCTCACAGTCATAAGAATGAAACAATCTTTTAGTAAAACAGACCAGCATATGCAATAAACATAAGTAAAATTTCCCAACATAGCAAAGATGCTAGAATTTCCAAAAAATTATCAGAGTTTGCAGGATCACAGGGAAAAAGAAGAATCACAGCGATATGACTCACATCGTCATCCACACAGCCAGTCTGATCATAAAGTGCTCGTTTCTCCTCATCACCAAGAATTGCTATCACCTTTTGCAACTGCTGAAATTTCTCTTTTGCTTCCTATTGAATGTGAATTTAAAATAATTCGTCTTTCAGTTAGCTAATGTATACAGCAAACTGGGGCAAACCATACTCAATCATGCAGCCAGTTACCTCATCATCCGGATTCTTATCAGGATGAAGCCGCAGAGCCAACTTGTAATAAGCCTTCTTTATTTCCTGTTGGGATGCTGTTCCTTCGACCCCGAGAATCTGCAAAGTAGATGCCTTGTTAGTATTGCAGCTCTTCCTTGAACATAAACAAAATATAGCAGTAActtaacacaacaacaacaaacaacagcaacaacatacccagtgaatcccccAACGTGGGGTCAAATAGCAGTAACTtaacacaaaaaagaaaaaagtgtgCTTTGTTTGTGTAAAGATCTCCCAAACCATACTCCATAGGCTCGTGAAATTTTACTTCTATGGCTTCATTTGTAGGCATATCACATGCCTCGTAGAATTTATCACTCTTTCTACAGCTATACATGCCAGTATTTACATATTTATGGAGGAAAATTATCAGGGAATTTTACAAGCAAATCTGTAACATTTGTATTTCTTTCTGCAAACTGTAAAACAAAAGTAATTAATACACCCCATATCCAACAAGATATCCTCAATTTGCAGTTTGCATAAAAACCACATAAAAGGAGTCACTAGCCGGTGCACCGGTGTTCAATCATTACAACAATGAACTCCATGATCTTTAAGGCAAAATACTAGTCTTAGTGCTTCACATCCTTCACAGTTCAACATTCTTTGTACAgctacaaagaaatcaaaatggCAGGATCCATGCACATACAACAAATACATGCATGTACATATCGACAGAGGGAGATTATCCTACAATTTTCCAGTCTAATTTGTATAACAGATATTGTTGCTTGCACAATTCATTTCAGTAACTATTAATACACTCCATAAAAATTGAAGTTTTTTCATGCCAAAAACATACTGAGCAACTTGTTACTAGTCTCACTCAATGATCGTTCAAGCAAAATATAGGGGGCAAATTAGTACAAAATCTTCAAATCGAGTTATATTAACCAAAGGGTCTTTGTGAAACAGCTCTCTACCTCCATGAGGTAGGGTTAAGGTTTGCATACACTTTGTCCACCCATGCCCCACTTGCGGTATTACACTGCGTATGTTGTTGAGTTATATTAACCCAAAACACTATAATTACTTGGACAACGCTAATCACATGTTAATAAAATCCTAAAGCATTAAATTGAAATACATATATAAACCAAAAGGTCCAAAATCATAACAAATTTAAATATTAAGGCAAATTTCGCCATCTTCTACAAGCACATGCAAACAGAAATATGTAGTAGTCCCGCTCGAACTATATTTACAGCTAACTAATTAAAAACATAGATATATAAAGTTCTGTTTGCTACTACAAGCTTGCAATTACTTAACTTAAAATGCTAGATCCGCCTACCACAAACTCAATGATCTTTCAGGCAAAATAGGGCAAGCAAATTGGTACAGACGTTCAACATCACGTTATATTAACTCAAAACACTATAGTCACTTTGAAAACCCCAATCaccacatattaacaaaatcc is drawn from Lycium barbarum isolate Lr01 chromosome 8, ASM1917538v2, whole genome shotgun sequence and contains these coding sequences:
- the LOC132607500 gene encoding chaperone protein dnaJ 6-like — translated: MGKGKKTARVPVQNFDEDVEMKENQENFNASSSHEKSLYEILGVEGTASQQEIKKAYYKLALRLHPDKNPDDEEAKEKFQQLQKVIAILGDEEKRALYDQTGCVDDDDLAGDVENLKEFFRAMHPKITEADIEKFEANYRGSESERTDLIDLYKKYKGKMKRLFCSMICSDLKLDSHRFKDILDEAIAAGEIKSTDAYEKWAKEVSETKPPTNPLRRRQKSKKEPEDLYAIISQRQNERRGKMNSMFSSLVSKYGGDPSVTEPSEEEFEAARRKLESRKQSKHK